TACTCTTCTCAGCTATGCCGGTGGTTTCGAAGCGGATGCCTATACCCGTTCATTGCGTGTGGTACGCCAGAACGGGCAGGAGTATGAAGTGAATACTGTCAAGGATTTGGATTACAGTATCTATAAAATGAGAAATGGAGATGTCGTGACAGCCGAGGCTATCCTGAACCGTTTTGTGAACAAGCTCGAAATCCGTGGTGCTGTCTACCGTCCGGGCATTTATGAGTTGAACGGCAAACTGAATACCGTCCGCGAACTGGTCAACGAATCGCAAGGTCTTACCGGTGATGCTTTTCTGAACCGTGCTGTTCTCTACCGTCAGCGTGAAGACCTTACTACGGAAGTTGTTCCGGTGGATATCAAAGCCATAATGGATGGTACTTCCCCCAATATCATCTTAATGAAAAACGACATTCTTTATATCCCCAGCATTCACGACCTGGAAGATAAAGGCAATGTTGTCATTCACGGTGAGGTAGCCAAACCGGATTCGTATCCTTACGCGGACAATATGACACTCGAAGACCTTATCATCCAGGCAGGCGGTTTGCGTGAAGCTGCCTCGGTGGTTCGTGTGGATGTATCCCGCAGAATCAAAAATCCCCGAAGTACCGCAGACAGCGATACAATCGGTCAGATATATACATTTTCCCTGAAAGAGGGGTTTGTGGTGGATGGGAAACCGGGATTTGTACTTCAACCTTATGACGAGGTTTATGTACGCCGAAGTCCCGGCTATCAACCGCAACAAAACGTAATGGTAGAAGGTGAAGTCCTTTTCGGAGGTTCTTATGCCATGACCAGCCGCGAGGAACGTCTTTCAGACTTAATCAGTAAAGCCGGTGGAGCTACGAACTACGCTTACCTGCGTGGTGCAAAACTGACTCGTGTAGCCAACGCGAGCGAGAAGAAGCGCATGGGGGATGTGATTCGTTTGATGAGCAGACAACTGGGAGAGGCAATGATTGATTCTTTAGGAATCCGCATAGAGGATACATTTACAGTCGGCATCGACTTGGAAAAGGCCTTGGCTAAACCGGGAAGTACAGCGGATATTGTATTGCGTGAAGGCGATGTGGTTTCTATTCCGAAAAATAATAATACAGTTACTATCAACGGTGCTGTGATGGTGCCGAATACGGTTTCTTACATGGAAGGCAAGAATATAGACTATTATCTGAATCAAGCTGGTGGATATTCTGAAAATGCAAAGAAGAGTAAGAAGTTCATAGTTTATATGAATGGTCAGGTTACGAAGGTGAAGGGGAGCGGTAAGAAGCAAATAGAGCCGGGATGTGAGATTATTGTGCCTAGTAAAGCTAAGAAGAAGGTGAATATGGGTAATATTTTGGGGTATGCTACTTCATTTAGTTCATTGGGAATGATGGTGGCTTCGATTGCTAATCTGATTAAGAAATAATAATTATGCCAGAACAATCATTGCAGAAGAAGCCGCAAGAGTTAGAAATTGATATACAGGATATTATTCGTAAAATAATAGCTATCCGTAAGAAACTTTATAAAGCTGTCGTTGTGGGTTTGCTGATTGGTGTTATTGTAGGGACAAGCATTCCTAAACAATATACAGTAAGGGTGACTCTTTCGCCAGAAATGGGAGGTGAGAAAGGAAATAGTGGAATAGTTGGGGTAGCCGCATCTTTTCTTGGAGGTGGAACTGGTATAAAGAGTGGCACTGATGCATTAAATGCATCTTTATCATCCGATATCGTATCTTCAACTCCTTTCTTATTGGAGTTGTTGAATATGGAAGTTGTTGTCAACGGAGGTGAAACAAAAACAC
This portion of the Bacteroides acidifaciens genome encodes:
- a CDS encoding polysaccharide biosynthesis/export family protein, with the translated sequence MTIQKIFSVFLFILILGVASPLMAQSMSDSQVLEYVKEGISQGKEQKQLASELALKGVTKEQAMRVKQLYEHQNNVNTSNATGTDINESRLREETKENTSDKLEDHPSTQDLARGNQVFGRNIFNTRNLTFEPSVNIATPLNYRLGPGDEVIIDIWGASQNTIRQQISPDGTINIQKIGPVNLNGLTIAEANGYLKKTLNKIYNGLNNAVDPTSDIRLTLGSIRTIQINVMGEVVQPGTYSLSSFATVFHALYRAGGVSDIGSLRNVQLVRNGKNIATIDVYQFILKGNIQDDIRLQEGDVVIVPAYEVLVKIDGKVKRSMRFEMKKDESLSTLLSYAGGFEADAYTRSLRVVRQNGQEYEVNTVKDLDYSIYKMRNGDVVTAEAILNRFVNKLEIRGAVYRPGIYELNGKLNTVRELVNESQGLTGDAFLNRAVLYRQREDLTTEVVPVDIKAIMDGTSPNIILMKNDILYIPSIHDLEDKGNVVIHGEVAKPDSYPYADNMTLEDLIIQAGGLREAASVVRVDVSRRIKNPRSTADSDTIGQIYTFSLKEGFVVDGKPGFVLQPYDEVYVRRSPGYQPQQNVMVEGEVLFGGSYAMTSREERLSDLISKAGGATNYAYLRGAKLTRVANASEKKRMGDVIRLMSRQLGEAMIDSLGIRIEDTFTVGIDLEKALAKPGSTADIVLREGDVVSIPKNNNTVTINGAVMVPNTVSYMEGKNIDYYLNQAGGYSENAKKSKKFIVYMNGQVTKVKGSGKKQIEPGCEIIVPSKAKKKVNMGNILGYATSFSSLGMMVASIANLIKK